In Mytilus edulis chromosome 13, xbMytEdul2.2, whole genome shotgun sequence, a single window of DNA contains:
- the LOC139501813 gene encoding uncharacterized protein, which produces MAEEFTIEPIQVEDCNIFENQTVIVNDDGSLQIIGAPSDNVAKNSATSMFSGKIKKGGATSTSTATSDQTNRADLIGMYQEQMINNQKLILEQKRAINALTKSVSEIKNACIQNKRAPVTASSTHARSKVNRSPSSVNTADSFYDSISEEESEGDFESSNKDEEGEPKSKQRKVEIAPTKFEKIKRVESVLSKKPKLGPSVHEKIAKIVNQGSESTVDHRSKEVQELLEKYVRPENCDYLEVPMVNKVLWTSKETDKRLKDSDRNFQRTQGYLVNGMIPLVLLMDKSLKSSTEESEENFELALDSLNMLLYAHRDMSSQRERLLTPALDKKFWKR; this is translated from the exons ATGGCGGAGGAATTTACGATAGAACCTATCCAAGTGGAAGATTgcaatatatttgaaaatcaaacagTTATTGTGAATGATGATGGTTCTCTTCAAATCATTGGAGCTCCATCAGATAATGTGGCGAAAAATAGTGCTACTTCTATGTTTTctggaaaaattaaaaaaggagggGCTACGAGTACGAGTACCGCTACTTCTGACCAAACAAATAGGGCGGATTTAATTGGAATGTACCAGGAGCAGATGATCAATAATCAGAAACTTATTTTGGAACAAAAGAGAGCAATTAACGCTCTGACTAAATCTGTTTCAGAGATAAAAAATGCGTGTATTCAAAACAAACGCGCACCGGTTACAGCTTCCAGTACGCATGCGCGTAGCAAGGTCAACAGGTCACCAAGTAGTGTAAACACAGCTGATAGTTTTTATGACAGCATATCGGAAGAAGAATCCGAAGGAGATTTTGAATCGTCAAATAAAGATGAGGAAGGTGAACCAAAGAGTAAACAGAGAAAAGTGGAAATTGCACCGACTAAGTTTGAGAAGATTAAAAGAGTAGAAAGTGTTCTTTCCAAAAAGCCTAAATTGGGGCCTTCTGTACACGAGAAAATAGCGAAAATCGTAAACCAAGGATCCGAGTCTACGGTAGACCATAGGAGCAAAGAGGTACAAGAGCTATTAGAAAAATATGTTAGACCCGAGAATTGTGATTATTTGGAAGTGCCTATGGTCAATAAAGTTTTATGGACTTCGAAAGAGACTGACAAACGTTTAAAAGACTCTGATCGGAATTTTCAGAGAACTCAAGGTTATTTAGTGAATGGGATGATTCCTCTGGTTTTGTTGATGGACAAAAGTTTGAAAAGCTCAACAGAGGAATCTGAAGAAAATTTCGAATTGGCACTTGATTCTTTGAATATGTTACTGTATGCACACAGAGACATGTCTAGTCAGCGGGAAAGATTACTGACTCCAGCACTTGACAAAAA GTTTTGGAAAAGATAA